The sequence below is a genomic window from Salinispira pacifica.
AGAGCTTACATCGCCGACGCCCAGCCCTGGCAGCGCAGCGGCGAACTGATGGCCGGGTTCGCCGAATTTCTCCTGCATGAACTGGAGCAGAATTCTCCCGGCGGAGGCGAAGAATCAGTGGTTGCACAGGAAGCCTTTCCCGCTTTGAATGCCGTGTATCCGTATCTTGATAATGTTCAATTACGCAGACGCATTCTGGGGCAAAGTCCCTAGTGCAATATTCCGTCAATAACGCTATTATCATAGAAGAAGGGGATGTTATGAAATTCAGACTATCTGCATTTGGTTTCGGTGTTTTTACTGCCTTACTGGTGTTTTCCTCGGCCTTGTCACTTCATGGGCTGGAGGTTGATGTTGATGAGTTGGAAACAACTGTTACCGATACCGTAAGTTTTATTAATTATTCCGGTCCCCACGATGATATCGACACCATTGAAGAGATTCGGGGAATCGGCGTCAGTCTTTCCAGGGAGATTGCTTCGGGGGAAAGCCGGGAGTTTGCCGGGAAGTACCGGATAACCCATGTGCTGCCCGAAGAAGGACAGACTCTCAGAGGAGCAGATGTTCTTGAACTTCTGGATGACGCCCGGGTGGACCACATCGACAATCTCAGAAGGATTATTTCCGCATACCTGGAAAGCCGATACGCATACAGCAGCGAAGATGCCAATCTTCTGGGCAGGCTGGTAACCGTATACAACGCCGTGCACCGGGGCAACATGGAGCTGTTTAGCAGCCGCTATATCCCTGAACTCACCACGGTTCTTGACCCGGAAAAGGCGGGCCTCTCCCTGAGTTACACCGAATGGGCCGGAGCATCCCAGATTATTATTCCAATTGCACCTGACGCAGCCCCCGGTGAACTTTCCTCTGTACCCGCCGATGAACTGATGGATGAATCCGTTGAGGAGACCATCCGCGACAGCGAAGACAGGGGCCTTGAAGAGCGAATGGAAACCGCAGACCTGATCGACCGCACGGTGGATGAGGAAACTTCCCAGATCGAAGAGGAAGAGACTGCGATCCAGGAAGAGCAGGAAGCCATCCAGGAGGAAGAGCAGGAGCTTCAACAGCAGGAACAGGAACTGGAAGAGGAAATCCAGGAACTGGACCGGCAGATAGAAGAGTCCGAACCGGAAAGTGAGGAACGGGAGGAACTGGAACAGCAGAGGGAAGAGGCTGAACAGCAGCAGGAGGACGTGAGCCGGCAGCGGGAAGAGCTGGATGAACGCCGACAGGAAACCGAGGAACGGCAGGCGCAGACAGATCAGCGGCGGGAACAAACCGATGAAGCTGAAGAGCGCTCCAGGGAAATACGGGAAGAAGCCGCCCAGGATGTGGAGGAACTGTCCACGTCACGGGAAGAACCGGTATCCGAACTGCGGGTTACCCGCAGCAGAATTGCCAACAATGTGCTGTACTCAACCCTTTTAATTATTAACTCCAATGACGGAGCGGTGCTCACCACCGCCCAGCGGGAGATTATCGGCCGTCAGTATCTGGAAACCCGGCAGGGGATTATCGCAATAAGCAAAGAGGACGGCTCCCCCGGACTTGTTCTTCTTGATCCTGATGATCTGAGTTTCATCTCCGCAGGGGACAGCGAGGTGAGTCCCTACAGTCCCCTTCTCACCGGATCGGGAGACGGGATTTTTGCGGTAATACGAGACGGCGGTGAATGGTACGCCGGACGATTCGATGCGAACCTGAATCTTTTATTCAGATCGTCAATACCGGTTTCCGAAGCCAGCAATTTAGTGATAGAAAATGGAAAGCTCATCGTCCAGCGCAAGGACGGTCGTTTTACCGGTCTGGATCTGGATGAGCTCTCGGTAAATCCCTGAACCGGGACACCGGAAATCTATCTTGGAGAAAACATATGAACTCAGCATTCAGCGGCAGGACGATCCAGGTGGTACGGGATCTTCACCCTGACGAGCAGTGGTATCTGTACGCAAAAACCCGTGAACTGAAACAGGCCATGAGAGGGGAGGGGAATCTTGACTCCTTCCGTCTGAATGAACCGGATCTGGGCATGTACCTGTTTTTCATGGAGGACTCAACCCGGACCAAGGAATCGTTTCGCAATGCCGGGAAGTTTCATGGAATCAAGCTGAATGATTTTGACGCAAAAAATTCCAGTTTCCAGAAGAAGGAAAGCATCACCGACACCATCAAGATGCTCACCGGATATTCTGCCCGGAGCATTTTTGTGGTTCGCTCCCGTATTGAAGGCACCTGCCGATGGCTGGAATCAAGTCTCAGCGAATATGCGGCCAAAATCGGCGCTCCACGCCCTGCGTTTATCAATGCAGGTGACGGCAGACATGAGCATCCCACACAGGAATTTCTGGATGAGTTCAGTTTTCTTGAACAGCTTGAATGGAATCGGGATCACATACATATCGCCCTTGTGGGGGATCTGTTTCACGGACGTACGGTTCATTCAAAGGTTGACGGGCTTGAGGTCTTTCATAATGTGGAAGTTGATCTGATTGCACCGGAGGAATTGGCCATGCCGGAGCATTATATCAGAACCATGGAATCCAAGGGGTTCCGCATCCGGATATTCGAATCCCTGGACGAATACCTGGCTCAGAAACGACAGGCGCCGGTTTGGTATTTTACCAGGCTTCAGCTGGAACGGATGGGAGACAAGCTCCTGAACAAGGCCGAGCGGCTGCGCAGAGCCGTAAGCTTCCGGGAAGACCATCTGGAAAAACTGGATGAACGGGTGAGGTTCTATCATCCCCTTCCACGGCATTCCGAAACCCCCACAATTCCCACCTTCCTTGACCGCCTGCCGGTTAACCGCTGGGACGAACAAAGC
It includes:
- a CDS encoding P83/100 family protein: MKFRLSAFGFGVFTALLVFSSALSLHGLEVDVDELETTVTDTVSFINYSGPHDDIDTIEEIRGIGVSLSREIASGESREFAGKYRITHVLPEEGQTLRGADVLELLDDARVDHIDNLRRIISAYLESRYAYSSEDANLLGRLVTVYNAVHRGNMELFSSRYIPELTTVLDPEKAGLSLSYTEWAGASQIIIPIAPDAAPGELSSVPADELMDESVEETIRDSEDRGLEERMETADLIDRTVDEETSQIEEEETAIQEEQEAIQEEEQELQQQEQELEEEIQELDRQIEESEPESEEREELEQQREEAEQQQEDVSRQREELDERRQETEERQAQTDQRREQTDEAEERSREIREEAAQDVEELSTSREEPVSELRVTRSRIANNVLYSTLLIINSNDGAVLTTAQREIIGRQYLETRQGIIAISKEDGSPGLVLLDPDDLSFISAGDSEVSPYSPLLTGSGDGIFAVIRDGGEWYAGRFDANLNLLFRSSIPVSEASNLVIENGKLIVQRKDGRFTGLDLDELSVNP
- the pyrB gene encoding aspartate carbamoyltransferase; protein product: MNSAFSGRTIQVVRDLHPDEQWYLYAKTRELKQAMRGEGNLDSFRLNEPDLGMYLFFMEDSTRTKESFRNAGKFHGIKLNDFDAKNSSFQKKESITDTIKMLTGYSARSIFVVRSRIEGTCRWLESSLSEYAAKIGAPRPAFINAGDGRHEHPTQEFLDEFSFLEQLEWNRDHIHIALVGDLFHGRTVHSKVDGLEVFHNVEVDLIAPEELAMPEHYIRTMESKGFRIRIFESLDEYLAQKRQAPVWYFTRLQLERMGDKLLNKAERLRRAVSFREDHLEKLDERVRFYHPLPRHSETPTIPTFLDRLPVNRWDEQSMNGYLTRIIELAMVGGKLGHNYEGEQARPAEYTDDFILESTRANSSKPEFKVGIKPVDRGIVIDHIAKGQSPEEIWEHITKIRRVLDLNTMGSHGVFPSFREGSYKGIISLPDHRLPGEKKLKMLSAVSPGVTLNLVENHEVVKKFRLTTPPRVYRLPGLCCKNEACVSRPEYHEPIYSDFIRSAENQFICAYCETPHGFNEIWQDQ